From a region of the Nerophis lumbriciformis linkage group LG06, RoL_Nlum_v2.1, whole genome shotgun sequence genome:
- the LOC133608261 gene encoding uncharacterized protein F13E9.13, mitochondrial, with product MKWQALFGRLKGVVIGMIHVQALPGSPLARMKMSQIIDEACKEATIYRDAGLDAVILENMHDLPYTLSPGPEVCACMTSVCAAVRNICPAMPLGVQVLSSANRQALAVALASGLDFIRAEGFVFSHVADEGFVDACAGELLRYRKMIGAEHVQIFTDIKKKHSSHALTSDVSTLETARAAEFFLSDGLVITGASTGQEADLQELREVCERVSVPVLVGSGVTYDNMDGFLGASGLIVGSHFKDGGVWGGGVDGERVRRFMTKLRGLRADKDASPPC from the exons ATGAAATGGCAGGCGCTTTTTGGACGTCTGAAAGGTGTCGTTATTGGAATGATTCATGTCCAAGCTTTGCCAG GCTCTCCCCTGGCTCGCATGAAGATGTCCCAAATCATTGACGAAGCCTGCAAGGAGGCGACCATCTACCGCGACGCAGGACTT GACGCGGTGATCCTGGAGAACATGCACGACCTTCCCTACACCTTGTCTCCGGGCCCGGAGGTGTGCGCCTGCATGACGTCGGTGTGCGCCGCGGTGAGGAACATCTGCCCGGCCATGCCTCTCGGAGTCCAGGTCCTATCTTCCGCCAACCGGCAGGCGCTGGCGGTGGCCCTGGCTTCAG GTCTGGACTTCATCCGGGCCGAGGGCTTCGTCTTCTCCCACGTGGCGGACGAGGGCTTCGTCGACGCTTGCGCGGGAGAGCTGTTGCGGTACCGCAAGATGATTGGAGCGGAGCATGTGCAGATCTTCACTGACATCAAGAAGAAACACAG TTCTCACGCGCTGACCTCGGACGTGAGCACCCTGGAGACGGCTCGAGCGGCGGAGTTCTTCCTCTCAGACGGACTCGTCATCACCGGCGCGTCCACGGGACAGGAGGCGGACCTCCAGGAGCTACGAG AGGTGTGTGAGCGGGTGAGCGTGCCCGTGCTGGTGGGTTCGGGCGTGACGTACGACAACATGGATGGTTTCCTCGGCGCCAGCGGCCTCATCGTGGGCTCCCACTTCAAAGATGGCGGCGTGTGGGGCGGCGGCGTGGACGGCGAGCGCGTGAGGAGGTTCATGACCAAGCTGCGAGGCCTGCGAGCCGACAAAGACGCTTCTCCACCGTGTTGA